The nucleotide sequence CGGCGTGGAGCAGGCCCGCGTGGTGCGCCGCACCGTCATCCGCGGGCCCCGCTGCCGCACCGTGGTCACCAAGCGCCGCGGCCCCTTCGGCCGCGTAACGGTCGTGCGCAGCCGCCGCTGCCTCTGAGGCATGACCGACGTCGCGCCGTCCTCTCCAGGGCGGCGCGGCTTGACTTCATTCATGGCCCCGCTCGATGATGGGTCGAGCGACGTGATTGGCAGCTTACAGGCACTTGCCTGCCCGTTATTGTCCCGATCCTTTGGCAGGCGCGGCGCGCGTGTCGAACGTTGAGCCCGTTCGGCGAAGGGGACACACCGATCATGCCCAAACCCAGGGACGGGCGTCGACCGACGGATTTCCGTGCCGGCGGAGCTAGCGCGCAGGTCGGTGCGCCGCTCGCGCTCGCGGCCGACCGCTGCATCGCTGCCTACGAGGCGGTACGAGATCTGGACGATCCGGATCTCCACCGCCTCTCGGAGATGCTGCTCCTCGCCGTCGGCAAGCGCCTCGCCCGCGAGGACCGGCAGGCGCTGCGACAACGGATGAACTGACCCTGTCCGCCGCGACGCTTGATCCCGGGCGCGCAGGGCCGATCTAGGCCGCGGGGCACCGCGGCGGCGCCCGCCGGCAGGACGGGAGCGTGCTTTGAGGGTCGTGGTCGATCTCAACCGGTGTCAGGCCTACGCGCAATGCGTCTACGCGGCGCCGCGCCACTTCGCCCTGCACGGCCGCGAGGCGCTGGTCTACGACACCGCCCCCGACGATGCCGACCGAGCCGAGATCGAGCGCGCCGCGCTGGCCTGCCCGGTCCGGGCGATCACTGCCTGCGCCGACGATTTGGCGGCCCTGGACGAGGCGGGTCGGTGAGCGAGGCGCCCGGGCGGGTCGTGATCGTGGGCGCTTCCCTGGCAGGCCTCAGTGCTGCCAAGGCCCTGCGGACCGAGGGGTTCTCCGGCTCGCTCGTCCTCGCGGGCGACGAGCCGCACCTGCCCTACGACCGGCCCCCACTCTCGAAGCAGGCGCTACGCGGGCTTACCTCCGCCGACACCACTCTGCCGCAGCCGGCGGATCTGGATCTCGAGTTTCGGCTTGGCGTGCCCGCCACCGGGCTCGACCGGGCGGAGCGCACCGTGATCCTCGCCGATGGCTCTCGCCTCGCCTTCGACCGCTGCCTCGTTGCGACCGGAGCCCGGGCTCGGCCCTGGCCGAACTCGGCCGAGGCCGCCCTCGACGGCGTCTTCACCCTGCGTACCCGTGACGATGCCGAGCGGATCGCCGCGCGGCTGAGGGACCGTCCGGGTCGCGTCGTGCTGGTCGGCGGCGGCTTCATCAGCTTCGAGGTGGCCTCGGTCTGCCGGGAGATGGACATCCCCGTCACCGTGCTGGTGCGCGACTCGCTACCGCTCGCCGGGGCGGTCGGCGCCCCGCTCGGCAGCTTCGTGGCCGAGGTCGCCCGGGGTGCGGGCGTCGACCTGCGCCTCGATGCGGCCATCGCCCGGATGCAGGGCGACGCGCGGGGGCGCCTCGCCGGCCTGGTGCTGGAGGATGGAGACCGAATCGAAACCGCCTGCCTGGTCGTGGCGATCGGCGCGGAGCGCAACACCGCGTGGCTCGATGGGGCCGGGCTCGCGACCGACCGCAACGGCCTGCGCTGCGATCGGTTCTGCCGGGCTCTGGGGGCCGACGGCACCCCAGCCGACGGGATCTTCGCGGCCGGCGACGTGGCGCACTGGCCGAATCCGCACGACGGCGGTGCGCTGGTGGCCGTGGAGCACTGGGGCAACGCGGTGGCCCAGGCGCGGACGGCCGCCCGCAATATGCTGGCCGGGGACGCCGCCGCACTGGTGCCGCACGACCACCTCCCGGATTTCTGGTCGCAGCAATTCGGGTTGACGATCAAGCTCGTCGGCCTCGCCGCCGGGTCTGACGCCTTCGCGGTGGTACGGGGCTCGATGGAGGAGCGGCGCTTCCTGGCGGTGTTCGGCAAGGCGGGGCGCACGGTCGCCTCGGCCTCGGTCGATTCCGCCCGCTGGCTCCCGGCATACCGGGCGGCGATCCTGGAGGGCGCGCCGTTCCCGCCGCTGCCGGGCGGGGTGGACGCGCCGGCCCGTGTCGCGATGCAGTCCCTGGAGGAACCGACT is from Methylobacterium radiodurans and encodes:
- a CDS encoding NAD(P)/FAD-dependent oxidoreductase, with protein sequence MSEAPGRVVIVGASLAGLSAAKALRTEGFSGSLVLAGDEPHLPYDRPPLSKQALRGLTSADTTLPQPADLDLEFRLGVPATGLDRAERTVILADGSRLAFDRCLVATGARARPWPNSAEAALDGVFTLRTRDDAERIAARLRDRPGRVVLVGGGFISFEVASVCREMDIPVTVLVRDSLPLAGAVGAPLGSFVAEVARGAGVDLRLDAAIARMQGDARGRLAGLVLEDGDRIETACLVVAIGAERNTAWLDGAGLATDRNGLRCDRFCRALGADGTPADGIFAAGDVAHWPNPHDGGALVAVEHWGNAVAQARTAARNMLAGDAAALVPHDHLPDFWSQQFGLTIKLVGLAAGSDAFAVVRGSMEERRFLAVFGKAGRTVASASVDSARWLPAYRAAILEGAPFPPLPGGVDAPARVAMQSLEEPTR
- a CDS encoding ferredoxin, which translates into the protein MRVVVDLNRCQAYAQCVYAAPRHFALHGREALVYDTAPDDADRAEIERAALACPVRAITACADDLAALDEAGR